A stretch of the Arvicola amphibius chromosome 8, mArvAmp1.2, whole genome shotgun sequence genome encodes the following:
- the LOC119821277 gene encoding proline-rich nuclear receptor coactivator 2-like, translating to MGGGERYNIPAPQSRNVSKSQQQHNRQKTKDQNSQMKIVHKKKERGHGYSPSAAAWQAMQNGGKNKSLSNDPNWNGSLTSPSLLFKSQANQNYAGAKFSEPPSPSVLPKPPSHWVPVSLNPSDKEMTFQLKTLLKVQV from the coding sequence ATGGGTGGTGGAGAGAGGTATAACATTCCAGCCCCTCAATCTAGAAATGTTAGTAAGAGCCAACAACAGCACAACAGACAGAAGACCAAGGATCAGAATTCCCAGATGAAGATCGttcataagaaaaaagaaagaggacatgGGTACAGTCCATCGGCAGCTGCATGGCAGGCCATGCAGAATGGGGGAAAGAACAAGAGTCTTTCTAATGACCCAAATTGGAATGGTAGCTTAACAAGTCCAAGCTTGCTTTTTAAGTCTCAGGCTAACCAGAACTATGCTGGAGCCAAATTTAGTGAACCACCATCACCAAGTGTTCTCCCCAAGCCACCAAGCCACTGGGTTCCTGTTTCATTGAACCCTTCAGATAAGGAAATGACATTTCAACTTAAAACCCTACTTAAAGTACAGGTTTAA